The Naumovozyma dairenensis CBS 421 chromosome 1, complete genome genome includes a region encoding these proteins:
- the ANT1 gene encoding Ant1p (similar to Saccharomyces cerevisiae ANT1 (YPR128C); ancestral locus Anc_3.463), protein MSTLESAITGAIASAMANALVYPIDLAKTRIQSEVNNATQRGGQKQDSQKRSITERKKSRDVIRYILEILKRKGIQGLYQGAPTSIFSSFVQNFFYFLWYTFLRRKYFNLKTGNTTTIRKIRLSTLEELITGVCAATMTQLITNPIEVVLTRQQTMENEGNVTIMSVIKAVYEDNNRKMSSFWKGFKVSLILTINPSITFTSFQKLKELLFVMKGQTIELTAGYNFALGAMAKIISTLCTQPLIVAKVSLQRANSNFTHFQEVLEYIIKNEGISSLWKGLIPQIMKGILVQGFLFAFKGELIKLWKKTFLLRKLLLEEKSWRYLSTH, encoded by the coding sequence ATGTCAACGTTAGAATCAGCAATCACAGGAGCCATTGCCTCTGCTATGGCAAATGCTCTAGTCTATCCAATTGATTTAGCTAAAACGAGGATTCAAAGTGAAGTAAACAATGCCACGCAAAGAGGAGGACAAAAACAGGACTCTCAAAAAAGAAGTATAActgaaaggaaaaaatcGAGGGATGTAATTAGGTACATTTTAGAAATCTTGAAGAGGAAAGGTATCCAAGGTCTTTACCAGGGTGCACCAACGTCTATTTTTTCCAGTTTTGttcaaaatttcttttatttcctTTGGTATACATTTTTAAGACgtaaatattttaactTGAAGACTGGtaatactactactatACGAAAGATAAGATTATCAACTttagaagaattaattaCAGGAGTCTGTGCAGCTACTATGACACAATTGATAACAAATCCTATTGAAGTTGTCCTAACTAGACAACAAACAATGGAAAACGAGGGGAATGTGACTATCATGTCTGTAATAAAAGCAGTCTATgaggataataatagaaagATGTCAAGTTTTTGGAAGGGTTTCAAAGTATCCTTAATTCTAACAATAAATCCGTCGATCACTTTTACATCCttccaaaaattaaaggaacTCCTATTTGTAATGAAGGGACAAACTATAGAATTGACTGCAGGATATAACTTTGCTCTCGGTGCTATGGCAAAGATTATATCTACTTTATGTACTCAGCCATTAATTGTAGCCAAAGTTTCGTTACAAAGagcaaattcaaattttacACATTTCCAAGAAGTATTagaatatatcattaaGAATGAAGGAATATCTTCCTTATGGAAGGGCCTAATCCCGCAAATAATGAAAGGTATATTAGTCCAAGGGTTCCTGTTTGCGTTTAAGGGAGAATTGATTAAACTTTGGAAAAAAACATTCTTATTAAGAAAGCTATTGCtggaagaaaaaagttGGAGATATTTGAGTACTCATTGA
- the NDAI0A04610 gene encoding pyridoxine 4-dehydrogenase (similar to Saccharomyces cerevisiae YPR127W; ancestral locus Anc_3.462): MSKVIQLRKELSKISTGYGLMSLTWKEPPVPMDQAFKTMHQVIKLAQARNHKAFFNVGEFYGPDYRNLTYCKEFFAKYPDLRKDVIISCKGAYDGINFVCQGKHDQVIDSVKACVQNIGGYIDIFEPARLDMEICSKDEVYPRETFEALAELIEEGVIGAMSLSEVVAKEITAVHKDFAKYLACVEVELSMFTTDILHNDVAKVCSEYGLIIICYSPLGRGLLTGQIKTNNDIPEGSYQKAISWFHGDRLKQNLVLVQFLENEIRLKRDAAHAVSLTQIALGWIKHFNSRKEFSGARFIPIPSGSTLDKIEQNFDEDKCKITDEEFTKIEDFLKNFETQGGRYEFVHE; encoded by the coding sequence ATGTCCAAAGTAATTCAATTAAGAAAAGAACTATCCAAAATCTCAACTGGTTACGGTCTAATGTCCCTAACATGGAAAGAACCACCAGTCCCTATGGATCAAGCTTTCAAAACTATGCACCAAGTCATCAAACTTGCTCAAGCTAGAAACCACAAGGCTTTCTTCAACGTTGGTGAATTCTATGGGCCAGACTATAGAAATTTGACTTATTGTAAGGAATTCTTCGCTAAGTACCCCGATTTAAGAAAAGATGTAATCATCAGTTGTAAAGGTGCTTACGATGGTATTAACTTCGTTTGTCAAGGTAAGCATGATCAAGTTATTGATAGTGTTAAAGCCTGTGTCCAAAACATTGGTGGTTAcattgatatttttgaacCTGCTAGATTGGATATGGAAATTTGCTCTAAAGATGAAGTTTATCCCCGCGAAACTTTCGAAGCTTTAGCTGAATTGATCGAAGAAGGTGTTATCGGTGCCATGTCTTTAAGTGAAGTTGTTGCTAAAGAAATTACCGCTGTGCATAAGGATTTCGCTAAATATTTGGCATGTGTTGAAGTAGAATTATCAATGTTCACAACAGATATCTTACACAATGATGTCGCAAAGGTTTGCAGTGAATACGgattgattattatttgttattCTCCATTGGGTAGAGGTCTATTGACTGGTCAAATTAAaactaataatgatattccAGAAGGTAGTTATCAAAAGGCAATTAGTTGGTTCCATGGTGATCGTTTGAAGCAGAATCTTGTTTTGGTccaatttttggaaaatgaaattcGTTTAAAGCGTGACGCTGCCCATGCAGTTTCTTTGACACAAATTGCCCTTGGTTGGATCAAACATTTCAATTCCAGAAAAGAATTCTCAGGTGCTAGATTCATCCCAATTCCAAGTGGTTCCACTTTAGATAAGATTGAACAAAATTtcgatgaagataaatgtaaaattactgatgaagaatttacCAAGATTGAAGATTTCTTAAAGAACTTCGAAACTCAAGGTGGTAGGTACGAATTCGTCCACGAGTAG
- the SPN1 gene encoding transcription factor SPN1 (similar to Saccharomyces cerevisiae SPN1 (YPR133C); ancestral locus Anc_3.468): protein MSELTEQQTPTIDPSFESETPVVTDETPATTSTAEENKDNTVESNTVATESTIEHKENGGENEDENENEESAPTEDLDIGVGGTTGNERISTDSNNEDKNEEQTALERKRKHIETSTSDDDEEDDDRIRSVQGDNLPRSSSADLDIIDPSKSRQMLEEKLDRILKKPKVRRTRRDEDDLEQYLDEKILRLKDEMNIAAQMDIDTLNKRIETGDTSLIAMQKVKLLPKVSSVLSKANLADTILDNNLLQSVRIWLEPLPDGSLPSFEIQKSLFAALNDLPIKTEHLKESGLGRVVIFYTKSKRVEPQLAKLAEKLIAEWTRPIIGASDNYRDKRIMQLQFDSEKLRKKSALDSAKSRRKRTSGQTGGSTAQTLYEQAAARRNRAAAPAQTTTDYKYAPVSNLGSVSSTARTTGVGSTLNNSEMYKRLNARLSKHKRTK from the coding sequence ATGAGTGAACTAACAGAACAACAAACTCCGACTATAGATCCAAGTTTCGAAAGTGAAACGCCTGTTGTAACGGATGAAACCCCAGCTACTACTTCTACTgctgaagaaaataaagataatactGTAGAATCAAATACTGTTGCTACTGAATCAACTATTGaacataaagaaaatggagGCGAAAACGAAGacgaaaatgaaaatgaagagaGTGCGCCAACAGAGGATTTAGATATCGGGGTTGGTGGTACAACCGGAAATGAAAGGATTTCAACCGATTCCAACAATGAGGATAAGAATGAAGAACAGACAGCCCTTGAAAGAAAACGTAAACATATTGAAACAAGTACATCGgatgacgatgaagaagatgacgaCAGAATTAGAAGTGTACAAGGCGACAATCTACCAAGGAGCTCATCCGCGGAtcttgatattattgaCCCATCAAAGAGCCGTCAAATGCTAGAAGAGAAACTGGACCGTATTCTAAAGAAACCCAAAGTTAGAAGGACGAGAAGAGATGAAGACGATTTAGAACAATATCTTGACGAAAAGATTCTAAGGTTAAAAGACGAAATGAATATAGCTGCTCAAATGGATATTGATACGTTGAATAAGAGAATAGAAACCGGTGATACATCATTGATCGCAATGCAAAAGGTCAAGCTATTACCCAAGGTTTCTAGTGTATTATCAAAAGCAAATTTAGCAGATACCATCCTGGATAACAATTTATTACAAAGTGTAAGAATTTGGTTGGAACCTTTACCTGATGGATCATTACCTTCTTTTGAAATCCAAAAATCCTTATTTGCAGCTTTGAATGATTTACCTATTAAGACAGaacatttgaaagaaaGTGGGCTAGGTAGAGTTGTTATTTTCTATACAAAGTCAAAACGTGTTGAACCTCAATTAGCTAAACTCGCAGAAAAACTGATTGCAGAATGGACAAGGCCAATCATTGGGGCATCCGATAATTACAGAGATAAGAGAATTATGCAATTACAATTTGATTCAGAGAAATTAAGGAAGAAATCAGCATTAGATTCCGCTAAAAGTAGAAGAAAGAGAACATCTGGACAAACAGGTGGGTCAACAGCACAAACTCTATACGAGCAAGCCGCTGCCAGAAGAAATAGGGCTGCAGCACCAGCGCAAACAACAACTGATTATAAATATGCACCTGTAAGCAACTTGGGATCAGTTTCCTCGACAGCAAGAACAACTGGTGTCGGTTCAACGCTGAATAACAGTGAAATGTACAAAAGACTAAATGCAAGATTGTCAAAGCATAAAAGGACTAAATAG
- the YLH47 gene encoding Ylh47p (similar to Saccharomyces cerevisiae YLH47 (YPR125W); ancestral locus Anc_3.461): MLKNSSSIIYKRLSVNNNFPLRLRLSLIPSNLSSPIYIGQTHSYRLNSTYTKSPTPDDPNKKVTEVKTTIVKPPLWTRVKHELHHYWDGTKLLGLEIKISSKLLIKMSAGYALSRRELLQLKRTTQDIVRLVPFAAFVLIPFAELLLPVALKLFPNLLPSTYESSKSKASKINSLRKTRELMSNIIKENKVHFKPNDISSEQKAVFNQFYKHVRATGEPESREQLIHVAKLFTDDTVLDNLTRPYLVAMAKYMNLQPFGTDVMLRYRIRYKMLDLKKDDLSIYYEDAEQLDSAELRMACTSRGIRVSNISDDNLRNNLRIWLNMRLKDKIPSTLLIMATAYNFGDVKSKKSLYDALCDVLSGIPDELYHEVKVNIVKEEEVSAKQKLAQLKEQEEIMKEEEQQEEGAIVRVKDDISLDALDQQHEEQSEMKTEINVQKNNESEDNSHHTKDVNK; the protein is encoded by the coding sequence ATGTTAAAAAATAGTTCTTcgataatatataaaaggtTATCGGTGAATAACAATTTTCCGTTGAGACTCAGACTTTCTTTGATACCCAGTAACCTTTCATCacctatatatataggCCAAACTCATTCATACCGCCTTAATTCGACTTACACCAAATCTCCTACGCCAGATGACCCTAATAAGAAAGTAACTGAAGTGAAAACAACTATTGTTAAACCTCCTTTATGGACTAGAGTGAAGCACGAGCTACACCATTATTGGGATGGTACAAAATTATTAGGAttggaaataaaaatttcatccaaattattaattaaaatGTCTGCCGGTTATGCATTAAGTCGTAGAGAACTCttacaattgaaaagaacCACTCAAGATATCGTTAGATTAGTTCCATTTGCAGCCTTTGTTCTGATACCTTTTGCAGAATTATTACTACCTGTTGCGTTGAAattatttccaaatttattaccttCCACTTATGAATCAAGTAAGTCGAAGGCGTCTAAAATTAATAGTTTACGAAAGACGAGGGAATTAATGtctaatattatcaaagaGAATAAAGTTCATTTCAAACCTAATGATATATCTAGTGAACAAAAGGCGGTATTCAATCAGTTTTATAAACATGTTCGTGCTACAGGTGAACCAGAATCCCGTGAACAATTAATTCATGTTGCCAAATTATTTACTGATGATACTGTTTTGGATAATTTAACCAGACCGTATTTAGTTGCTATGGCCAAATATATGAATCTACAACCGTTCGGTACAGATGTCATGTTACGTTATCGTATTAGATATAAGATGcttgatttgaaaaaagatgatttatcaatttATTATGAAGATGCTGAACAACTAGATTCTGCTGAATTACGTATGGCATGTACATCTCGAGGTATTAGGGTTTCTAATATATCTGATGATAActtaagaaataatttaagGATTTGGTTAAACATGAGATTAAAGGATAAGATTCCCTCGACTCTTTTGATTATGGCCACTGCATATAATTTTGGTGATGTTAAATCTAAGAAGTCATTATATGATGCATTATGTGATGTTTTGAGTGGTATACCGGATGAATTATATCATGAAGTTAAAGTCAATATagttaaagaagaagaggttTCAGCTAAGCAAAAGTTAGCTCAATTAAAGGAGCAAGAGGAGATTATGAAAGAAGAggaacaacaagaagaaggtgCCATTGTTAGGGTTAAGGACGATATTAGTTTAGATGCACTAGATCAACAACATGAGGAACAATCGGAAATGAAGACTGAAATTAACGTACAAAAGAACAACGAATCAGAGGATAATAGCCATCATACTAAAGAtgtcaataaataa
- the RPS23B gene encoding 40S ribosomal protein uS12 (similar to Saccharomyces cerevisiae RPS23A (YGR118W) and RPS23B (YPR132W); ancestral locus Anc_3.467) produces the protein MGKGKPRGLNSARKLRVHRRNNRWAENNYKKRLLGTAFKSSPFGGSSHAKGIVLEKLGIESKQPNSAIRKCVRVQLIKNGKKVTAFVPNDGCLNFVDENDEVLLAGFGKKGKAKGDMPGVRFKVVKVSGVSLLALWKEKKEKPRA, from the exons ATGGGTAAGGGTAAGCCAAGAGGTTTGAATTCCGCTAGAAAGTTACGTGTCCACAGAAGAAACAA CCGTTGGGCCGAAAACAACTATAAGAAGAGATTATTGGGTACAGCCTTCAAATCTTCTCCATTCGGTGGTTCCTCTCATGCTAAAGGTATcgttttagaaaaattagGTATTGAATCTAAACAACCTAACTCTGCTATCAGAAAGTGTGTTAGAGTTCAATTGATCAAGAACGGTAAGAAGGTTACTGCTTTCGTTCCAAATGATGGTTGTTTAAACTttgttgatgaaaatgatgaagtCTTATTAGCTGGTTTCGGTAAGAAGGGTAAGGCTAAGGGTGATATGCCAGGTGTTAGATTCAAGGTCGTCAAGGTCTCTGGTGTCTCTTTGTTAGCTTTGTGgaaggaaaagaaggaaaagcCAAGAGCTTAA
- the NAT3 gene encoding peptide alpha-N-acetyltransferase complex B subunit NAT3 (similar to Saccharomyces cerevisiae NAT3 (YPR131C); ancestral locus Anc_3.465), whose amino-acid sequence MTTLQPFEATDLFKLNNVNLDTLTENFPLEFYFEYLILWPELFFKSVETTLTGVSHDDISGYMMGKTEGKANEWHTHITAVTVAPEFRRISLASKLCNTLDAMTDSPPHEVNFIDLFVKCNNVLAINLYEKLGYSVYRRVVGYYNTPEDGYPETLKKIDDDKDAYDMRKSMGRDKGKSVRDDGRNHKCYPHDVRF is encoded by the coding sequence ATGACGACTCTTCAACCTTTTGAAGCTACAGATCTTTTCAAGCTCAATAATGTTAATCTAGATACATTAACTGAGAATTTCCCATtagaattttattttgaatatttaatacTTTGGCCAGAATTGTTTTTCAAGAGTGTTGAAACAACACTTACAGGTGTTTCACATGATGATATATCAGGCTACATGATGGGTAAAACGGAGGGGAAGGCAAATGAATGGCATACACATATCACTGCTGTAACTGTGGCACCTGAATTCCGTAGGATTTCATTGGCTTCCAAATTATGTAATACATTAGATGCAATGACTGATTCTCCACCTCATGAAGtcaattttattgatttgtTTGTGAAATGTAATAATGTTTTGGCAATTAATTTGTACGAGAAATTAGGTTATAGTGTTTATCGACGAGTCGTTGGATATTATAATACACCGGAGGATGGATATCCTGAAACGTTAAAGAAGATAGATGACGATAAGGATGCGTATGATATGAGGAAAAGTATGGGAAGAGACAAAGGTAAGAGTGTGCGCGATGATGGACGAAATCATAAATGCTATCCGCATGACGTGCGATTCTAG
- the SPT6 gene encoding chromatin-remodeling histone chaperone SPT6 (similar to Saccharomyces cerevisiae SPT6 (YGR116W); ancestral locus Anc_3.460) has product MDEDREALATAREESVDDNNMDDNPPSDEEEGEDVFDSSEEDDNLDDDEDEARKVKEGFIVDDEEDSDKELVSGTSKRRRKHRRKQREEEDDRLSEDDLDLLMENAGVKRTATATSSGRLKRLKRVGDEEADEDKSEGTTRTHKEDSASRLEDFFSEEENEEEETTTTRRRAEYDELEEDENNRNRVSHKTGILDELDDFIEEDEFSDEDEETRQHRIQERKMMRDQRMKQPTQITGLSSDKIDEMYDIFGDGHDYDWALEIENDEIEEGTLDVGDEGNNGQYDEETGTRSKKKITLRDIYDLQDLKKNLMTDEDMLIRKTDIPERFQELRQGLVNYGNLSLEDQELEKNWISDKTAVDKNFDPSYDLTEFKECVGNAIKFLSQDNLEVPFIYAYRRNYISSKARDGFVLTEDDLWDIVALDIEFHSIIYKRDYVKRFYKELKLNDEMVDDYFENQTTASVAELNSLQDIYNYLEFKYAQEINEVSLEHSETNGKKHMKNSSYEKFKGSSLYKAIDDIGITAEQVGENINSQHQIHAAVDHPTQKPREVVESILNANSKDLQVFTSNVKLAMDTVQKYYALELSKNIKIREKVRSDFYKYYLADVVLTSKGKREIQKGSLYEDIKYAINRTPIHFRRDPDVFLRMLEAERLNLLTVKLHMSSQTQYVNHLFQLSLETTNTSELATEWNNFRKTSFIQAVEKIFADISREIKDDLEKTCQKLVAKTVRHKFMTKLDQAPFIPDLKDPKIPRILTLTCGQGVFGQDAIMAVFVNRKGDFVKDFKIVDNPFDKVNPQNFEDTLDNIIQNCQPNAIGINGPNPKTQKFYKKLQEVIHKKQIVDNKGHNIPIIYVDDEVAIRYQHSERASQEFPNKPPLIKYCIALARYMQSPLLEYSNLSLEELRSLSIHQHQLLLPIDILTRALETAFVDIVNLVGVEVNKATDNAYYASTLKYISGFGKRKAIDFLESLQRLNEPLLARQQLITHNILHKTIFMNSAGFLYISWNEKRQKYEDLEHDQLDSTRIHPEDYHLATKVAADALEYDPDTIAEKEDQGTMSEFIELLREDPDRRTKLESLNLDSYAEELEQKTGQKKSNNLNTIVLELLDGFEELRNDFHPLQGDEIFQTLTGETEKTFFKGCIIPVRIERFWHNDIICTTNSEVECVVNAQRHLGVQLKRPANEIYEVGKTYPAKVIFIDYANISAEVSLLEHDIKHQYVPISYSKDPSIWDLKQELEDSEEEKKITMVEARAKRTHRVINHPYYFPFNGKQAEDYLRSKERGDFVIRQSSRGDDHLVITWKLDKDLFQHVDIKELEKENPLALGRVLVVEGQKYHDLDQIIVEYLQNKIRLLNELTTNEKFKRGNKKEVIKFIEEYSEVNPNKSVYYFSLNYENPGWFYLMFKLNAQSKLYTWNVKLTNTGFFLVNYNYPTVVQLCNGFKTLLRSNSTRNRTTNYH; this is encoded by the coding sequence ATGGATGAAGATAGGGAAGCCTTAGCTACAGCTAGAGAAGAAAGCGtagatgataataacatGGATGACAATCCTCCaagtgatgaagaagagggAGAAGATGTCTTTGATTCCtcagaagaagatgacaatcttgatgatgacgaagatgaaGCCAGAAAAGTAAAAGAAGGTTttattgttgatgatgaagaagattcCGACAAAGAGCTTGTAAGCGGCACTTCAAAAAGGAGAAGAAAACATCGTAGAAAacaaagagaagaagaagatgacaGATTatctgaagatgatttGGATCTACTTATGGAAAATGCTGGTGTGAAGCGTACTGCAACTGCGACATCATCTGGTAGATTAAAGAGATTAAAAAGAGTTGGAGATGAAGAAGCTGACGAGGACAAATCCGAAGGGACAACTAGAACACACAAAGAAGACTCAGCATCTAGATTAGAGGACTTCTtttctgaagaagaaaacgaagaagaagaaacgaCTACTACAAGAAGACGTGCAGAATATGACGAgcttgaagaagatgaaaacaACCGGAACCGTGTATCTCATAAAACAGGTATTCTAGATGAATTGGATGACTTtatagaagaagatgagttctctgatgaagatgaagaaacaagaCAACATAGAATAcaggaaagaaaaatgatgagAGACCAACGAATGAAGCAACCAACCCAAATAACAGGCCTTTCTTCGgataaaattgatgaaatgtATGATATTTTTGGCGATGGGCATGATTACGACTGGGCATTAGAAATCGAAAATGATGAGATAGAAGAAGGTACTTTAGACGTAGGAGATGAAGGTAACAACGGGCAGTACGATGAGGAAACTGGTACGAGAtccaaaaagaaaatcacCCTACGAGATATCTATGATTTACAggatttaaagaaaaacttAATGACCGACGAAGATATGCTCATTAGGAAAACTGATATTCCAGAAAGATTTCAAGAACTAAGGCAAGGTTTAGTGAACTATGGTAATTTATCTTTGGAGGATCAAGAATTAGAGAAAAATTGGATCAGCGATAAAACAGCTGTCGACAAAAATTTTGATCCTTCATATGACTTGActgaatttaaagaatgtGTGGGGAATGCTATCAAATTTCTATCTCAAGATAACCTTGAAGTCCCCTTTATTTACGCTTATCGTCGTAATTATATCTCATCAAAGGCCCGTGACGGTTTCGTGTTGACAGAAGATGATTTATGGGATATTGTCGCCCTTGATATCGAGTTCCATAGTATTATTTACAAGAGAGACTATGTGAAAAGATTTTACAAAGAActgaaattaaatgatgagATGGTTGATGactattttgaaaatcaaACTACAGCGTCAGTTGCTGAACTGAATTCACTACAAGATATCTACAACTATTTGGAATTCAAATATGCGcaagaaattaatgaagTATCTTTAGAACATTCTGAAACGAACGGGAAGAAGCATATGAAGAACTCTAGTTACGAAAAGTTTAAAGGAAGTTCCCTGTATAAAGctattgatgatattggtATAACCGCTGAACAAGTTGGTGAGAACATAAACTCACAACATCAAATCCATGCGGCTGTTGACCATCCTACTCAAAAACCACGGGAAGTGGTTGAATCAATCTTAAATGCCAATTCAAAGGACCTACAAGTATTTACCTCAAACGTTAAGTTAGCTATGGATACAGTACAGAAATATTATGCCTTGgaactttcaaaaaatattaagatCAGAGAAAAAGTCAGATCTGATTTCTACAAGTATTATCTAGCCGATGTAGTTCTTACTTCGAAGGGGAAGAGGGAAATCCAAAAAGGGTCATTAtatgaagatattaaatatgCTATTAATAGGACTCCCATTCATTTCCGTAGGGATCCTGACGTTTTCTTACGTATGCTGGAAGCAGAGCGtctaaatttattaactgTAAAACTTCATATGTCTTCCCAAACACAGTATGTCAACCATTTATTCCAGTTGTCTCTAGAAACGACAAATACATCAGAGCTAGCTACAGAGTGGAATAATTTCCGTAAAACGTCATTTATTCAAGCGGTTGAAAAAATCTTCGCTGATATTTCTCGTGAAATTAAGGATGATTTGGAGAAGACATGTCAAAAACTTGTTGCCAAAACTGTACGCCACAAGTTCATGACAAAATTAGATCAAGCACCCTTTATTCCTGATTTGAAAGATCCTAAGATTCCAAGGATATTAACACTAACATGTGGTCAAGGGGTATTCGGACAAGATGCGATTATGGCTGTTTTCGTTAATCGTAAAGGGGATTTCGTGAAGGACTTCaaaattgttgataatcCATTTGATAAGGTGAATCCACAAAATTTTGAAGACACTTTAGATAacattattcaaaattgtCAACCTAATGCTATTGGTATAAATGGTCCAAATCCTAAAACGCAAAAGTTCTACAAGAAACTACAAGAAGTTATTCATAAGAAGCAAATAGTTGATAATAAGGGTCATAACATACCGATTATTTATGTCGATGATGAAGTTGCCATTCGTTACCAACATTCCGAGAGGGCGTCTCAAGAGTTCCCAAACAAACCTCCCTTAATCAAGTATTGTATTGCTCTTGCACGTTATATGCAGTCGCCACTTCTAGAATATTCCAATCTGTCTTTGGAAGAACTAAGATCCTTATCCATacatcaacatcaattattattacctaTTGACATTCTTACGCGTGCATTAGAAACAGCATTTGTTGATATTGTCAATCTTGTCGGTGTCGAAGTGAACAAGGCAACCGATAATGCATATTATGCAAGCACactaaaatatatttcgGGTTTTGGGAAACGTAAAGCAATTGACTTTCTAGAATCTTTACAAAGGTTGAATGAACCTCTTCTTGCTCGTCAACAATTGATTACTCATAACATTTTACACAAGACTATATTTATGAATTCTGCAGGGTTTTTATACATATCTTGGAATGAAAAGAGACAAAAATACGAAGACCTTGAGCATGACCAATTGGATAGTACTAGAATACATCCAGAAGATTATCATCTAGCTACCAAAGTTGCTGCAGATGCTTTAGAATATGATCCTGATACAATTGCTGAGAAAGAAGATCAAGGTACTATGAGTGAATTTATTGAACTTCTAAGAGAAGATCCTGATCGTAGAACAAAACTAGAGTCCTTGAATTTGGATTCCTATGCGGAGGAATTGGAACAAAAGACAGGACAGAAGAAgtcaaataatttaaatacaattgttcttgaattattagacGGATTCGAAGAATTGAGAAACGATTTCCATCCACTTCAAGGTGATGAAATCTTCCAAACGTTAACCGGTGAAACTGAAAAGACGTTCTTCAAAGGCTGCATTATACCTGTTAGAATTGAACGTTTCTGGCacaatgatattatttgtaCCACGAATTCAGAAGTTGAATGTGTTGTCAATGCCCAACGTCATCTTGGTGTTCAATTGAAGAGACCAGCgaatgaaatatatgaagTTGGTAAGACGTATCCTGCAAAAGTTATATTTATCGATTACGCAAATATTTCTGCAGAAGTCTCCCTTCTGGAACATGATATCAAACATCAATATGTTCCAATCAGTTATAGTAAAGATCCTTCCATTTGGGATTTAAAGCAAGAGTTAGAAGATTCAGAggaagagaagaagatcaCAATGGTAGAAGCTCGTGCGAAGAGGACCCATCGTGTTATCAATCATCCTTATTATTTCCCATTTAATGGTAAACAGGCTGAAGATTACTTGAGAAGTAAAGAACGTGGTGATTTCGTAATAAGACAATCTAGTCGAGGCGATGATCATTTAGTCATTACGTGGAAGTTGGATAAGGACTTATTCCAGCATGTCGATATCAAGGAATTGGAGAAGGAAAATCCTTTGGCACTTGGTAGAGTCCTGGTTGTCGAAGGACAAAAGTATCATGATTTGGATCAAATCATTGTAGAATATTTGCAAAACAAGATTCGTTTACTGAACGAATTAACCACTAATGAAAAGTTCAAACGCGGCAATAAGAAAGAAgtcattaaatttatcgAGGAATACTCTGAAGTTAATCCTAATAAGTCAGTTTACTATTTTAGTTTAAATTACGAGAACCCAGGTTGGTTCTACTTAATGTTTAAATTGAATGCTCAGAGTAAATTGTATACTTGGAATGTGAAATTAACGAACACAGGGTTCTTTTTGGTGAATTATAACTATCCAACTGTCGTCCAACTATGTAACGGGTTCAAGACATTACTAAGGTCAAATAGTACCAGAAATAGAACGACAAATTACCATTAG